In Mixta intestinalis, the following are encoded in one genomic region:
- a CDS encoding SDR family oxidoreductase yields the protein MRVFLTGASGFIGSRILTELLAAGHQVTGLARSDSSAQAINAAGAEVQRGTLEAPDAFMAAVQHADAVIHTAFDFDFQRFTESCEKDRRVIHAIGQTLKNSARPFIITSGTGIGDDGNTALAREDQFKSDNINPRVATEIEANALLAEGVNIRIVRLPQVHDTTRQGLVTWYIQHAIEKGAVACIGNGDNCWAAAHVSDVARLYPLVLEHGESGKRYHAIAEEGVPFRQIAEVIARKLNLPLISLSPSEAEAHFGGLALFIAMNLRASSAWTRQQLGWHPTGPGLLDDLQNMDYASLLSSR from the coding sequence ATGCGAGTATTTCTTACCGGAGCCAGCGGATTTATTGGCTCCCGGATCCTGACGGAACTGCTGGCAGCCGGACATCAGGTGACCGGGCTCGCCCGCTCAGATAGCAGTGCACAGGCGATCAACGCAGCGGGGGCCGAGGTTCAGCGCGGTACGCTGGAAGCGCCAGACGCTTTCATGGCAGCAGTACAGCATGCCGATGCCGTTATCCATACCGCGTTTGATTTTGATTTTCAGCGATTTACTGAGAGTTGCGAAAAGGACAGGCGGGTTATCCACGCTATCGGCCAGACGCTGAAAAACAGTGCCCGGCCATTTATCATCACCTCAGGAACCGGCATCGGCGATGACGGCAACACGGCTCTGGCCCGGGAAGATCAGTTTAAGTCTGACAATATAAATCCGCGAGTGGCCACGGAAATTGAGGCTAATGCTCTGCTCGCAGAAGGCGTTAATATACGGATCGTGCGCCTGCCACAGGTTCATGACACCACACGTCAGGGGCTTGTGACCTGGTACATTCAGCACGCCATTGAAAAAGGTGCGGTTGCCTGCATCGGTAATGGTGACAACTGTTGGGCGGCAGCGCACGTCAGTGACGTCGCCAGGCTATACCCGCTGGTGCTGGAACACGGTGAAAGCGGTAAACGCTATCACGCCATTGCAGAAGAAGGCGTTCCGTTCCGGCAGATAGCGGAAGTCATTGCCCGTAAGCTCAATCTGCCGCTGATATCGCTATCACCTTCAGAGGCTGAAGCCCATTTTGGCGGGTTAGCCCTGTTTATCGCCATGAACCTGCGTGCATCATCCGCCTGGACGCGTCAGCAGCTGGGCTGGCATCCTACCGGCCCGGGTCTGCTCGACGATTTGCAGAATATGGATTATGCCTCGCTATTATCATCCCGATAG